In the Telopea speciosissima isolate NSW1024214 ecotype Mountain lineage chromosome 2, Tspe_v1, whole genome shotgun sequence genome, one interval contains:
- the LOC122650535 gene encoding LRR receptor-like serine/threonine-protein kinase EFR, whose translation MGSKMIHGSIPVGIGNLVSLTLLGMEENTFTGSNFATLGKLKKLQKLYLNYNRLSGLIPSSRGNFTQLIAVFMEENNLDGNMHASLGNYQNLPQVNLYSNNLNYTLPKEVIGISSLSISFAVKLNSLTGSLLVEVGNLNSKTLCSCVSLERLYMAGNSFQGKSFQGSFPLSFETLRALDEVDHSRIKLSRMIPQYLGHFSFLKILNVSFNDFEGEVPILGLFANASAISVVGNMGLCVVSMETYLMTLDGFGAWENFKSMGSLPIDVGLTLPNLEVFAGGVNNFTGSIPVSLSNASGLVILDFAQNRITGLVPVSLGSLKRLIRLNFNDNHLGSGQSSDLNFLTFLINCTNLQMLGIEINRLGGKLPDSITNLSTQLSRFKMGSNMIHGSIPVWIGNLVNLTLLGMSGNIFSGSIPDTLGKIKKLQELYLNNNRFSGLIPSSIGNLTQLIKVFMEENNLEGNIPASLGNCQNLLQLNLSFNNLNGTIPKEVISISSLSISFAVKHNS comes from the exons ATGGGTTCAAAAATGATACATGGAAGCATTCCTGTGGGGATTGGTAACCTTGTCAGTTTGACACTACTCGGCATGGAAGAGAACACATTCACTGGTAGTAACTTTGCTACCTTGGGGAAActtaagaaattacaaaaattgTATTTGAACTATAACAGATTGTCAGGTCTAATTCCTTCCTCCAGAGGCAACTTCACCCAATTGATTGCAGTGTTCATGGAGGAGAATAACTTAGATGGAAACATGCATGCCAGTCTTGGAAATTATCAAAATTTGCCACAAGTGAACCTCTATTCTAATAACCTAAATTATACCTTACCAAAAGAAGTTATTGGTATTTCTTCCCTTTCCATTTCATTTGCCGTGAAACTTAACTCTTTGACTGGTTCATTACTAGTAGAAGTGGGTAACTTGAACTCAAAAACACTTTGCAGTTGTGTTAGCTTGGAACGCCTATACATGGCTGGTAACTCTTTCCAAGGAAAATCTTTCCAAGGATCCTTTCCACTCTCATTTGAGACTTTAAGAGCACTAGATGAAGTGGATCATTCACGCATTAAGCTTTCTAGGATGATACCACAATATCTTGGGCATTTCTCATTCTTGAAGATACTCAATGTCTCTTTTAATGATTTCGAAGGCGAAGTACCAATTCTAGGGCTCTTTGCAAATGCAAGTGCAATTTCAGTAGTTGGAAACATGGGTCTCTGTGTTG TTTCCATGGAAACATACCTCATGACCTTGGACGGCTTTGGTGCTTGGGAAAATTTCAAGTCTATG GGTAGCCTTCCCATTGATGTAGGCCTCACTCTCCCTAATCTTGAGGTATTTGCTGGAGGTGTAAACAATTTTACTGGATCAATTCCTGTGTCATTGTCGAATGCTTCTGGGCTTGTGATACTTGATTTTGCCCAGAACCGAATCACTGGTCTTGTGCCTGTGAGTCTAGGGAGCTTAAAGCGTTTAATTAGACTTAATTTTAATGACAATCATCTCGGAAGTGGGCAATCCAGTGACCTAAACTTCCTCACCTTTTTGATTAATTGTACAAATCTGCAAATGTTGGGAATAGAAATCAATCGCCTCGGAGGCAAATTGCCCGATTCTATAACCAATCTCTCCACTCAGCTCAGCCGATTCAAGATGGGTTCAAACATGATACATGGAAGCATTCCTGTGTGGATTGGTAACCTTGTCAATCTGACACTACTTGGCATGAGTGGAAACATTTTCAGTGGTAGTATCCCTGATACATTGGGGAAGATTAAGAAATTACAGGAATTGTATTTGAATAATAACAGATTTTCGGGTCTAATTCCTTCCTCCATAGGCAACTTGACCCAATTGATTAAAGTGTTCATGGAGGAGAATAACTTAGAAGGAAACATACCTGCCAGTCTTGGAAATTGTCAAAATTTGCTGCAATTGAACCTCTCTTTTAATAACCTAAATGGTACCATACCAAAAGAAGTTATTAGTATTTCTTCCCTTTCCATTTCATTTGCAGTGAAACATAACTCTTAG
- the LOC122649665 gene encoding probable LRR receptor-like serine/threonine-protein kinase At3g47570, with protein MAGNSFQGSFPLSFEALRALDEVDLSRNKLSRMIPQYLGHFLFLKKLNLSFNDFEGDVPNLGLFANASAISVVGNKGLCGGMPKLQLPRCSKKGPHRGGKDSASSIRIILPIVILTIVVISCLVTIFFWTRRPRKRALAASSSNDWQLRISYSELFRSTNGFSEDNLVGLGSFGSVYKAVLQASETVVAVKVLNLQQRGASKSFAAECETLKNIRHRNLLKILTVCSSIDFERKEFNALVYEFMPNGNLDEWLHPRIGQMKPLNLIQRLNIAFYVAAALEYLHFDCETPIIHCDLKPSNVLLDKDMTAHVGAFGLAQFLSERSITSSNSQSISIQLKGSIGYVPPEYGMGAQVSILGDTFSYGILLLEMFTGKSPTNDMFKDGRSLHEFATAAWPERVMEIADPLMFLEEEEVRNEIQVSPIIPQGSRSGNAEEKIKESLVPIIHIGLSCSDLLPRNRITMMDVGNKLHAVRDSILRKSK; from the exons ATGGCTGGTAACTCCTTCCAAGGATCTTTTCCACTCTCCTTTGAGGCTTTAAGAGCACTAGACGAAGTGGATCTTTCACGCAATAAGCTTTCTAGGATGATACCACAATATCTAGGgcatttcttattcttgaagaaaCTCAATCTCTCTTTCAATGATTTCGAAGGCGATGTACCAAATCTAGGTCTCTTTGCAAATGCAAGTGCAATTTCAGTAGTTGGAAACAAGGGTCTCTGTGGTGGTATGCCAAAACTACAATTGCCCAGATGCTCCAAAAAAGGCCCTCATAGAGGAGGGAAGGATTCTGCATCAAGTATAAGAATCATACTTCCTATTGTGATTTTGACGATTGTTGTCATTTCATGTCTCGTTACTATCTTCTTTTGGACGAGACGCCCACGGAAGAGAGCTTTAGCAGCATCTTCTTCTAATGATTGGCAATTGCGTATCTCTTACTCGGAGCTATTTAGATCAACTAATGGATTCTCAGAGGATAATTTGGTTGGTCTTGGTAGCTTTGGTTCTGTGTATAAAGCAGTTCTACAAGCAAGTGAAACAGTAGTTGCTGTGAAGGTATTGAACCTTCAGCAACGAGGAGCTTCTAAAAGTTTTGCAGCTGAATGCGAGACCTTGAAAAACATTCGGCATCGAAATCTTCTCAAGATATTGACAGTCTGCTCAAGTATTGATTTTGAAAGGAAGGAATTCAATGCTCTAGTTTACGAGTTCATGCCCAATGGAAATCTCGACGAATGGTTGCATCCAAGAATTGGTCAAATGAAGCCTCTAAACCTTATTCAGAGGTTAAACATAGCCTTCTATGTAGCTGCTGCCTTGGAATATCTTCATTTTGATTGTGAAACACCAATCATTCATTGTGATCTGAAGCCAAGCAATGTGCTTCTTGACAAAGATATGACTGCTCATGTTGGTGCCTTTGGACTTGCACAATTTCTTTCCGAAAGATCCATTACTTCTTCCAACAGTCAAAGCATATCAATTCAGTTAAAAGGATCTATTGGGTACGTTCCTCCAG AGTACGGTATGGGAGCCCAAGTGTCGATACTTGGTGATACATTCAGCTATGGGATCCTATTACTAGAGATGTTTACAGGCAAAAGTCCCACTAATGACATGTTTAAAGATGGTCGAAGTCTCCATGAATTTGCTACAGCAGCGTGGCCTGAACGAGTGATGGAGATTGCAGATCCTCTAATGTTCTtggaagaagaggaggtcaGAAATGAAATACAGGTATCACCAATAATCCCTCAAGGGAGTAGAAGTGGCAATGCtgaagaaaaaatcaaagaaagctTGGTTCCAATAATTCATATCGGTCTCTCTTGTTCTGATCTGTTACCAAGAAATCGGATAACAATGATGGATGTTGGAAACAAATTGCACGCTGTTAGAGATTCAATTCTTCGAAAATCAAAAtag
- the LOC122652086 gene encoding riboflavin biosynthesis protein PYRD, chloroplastic, with translation MQLQTLAPSKYYPNAPCLPIFSFCSIRFQPIGSYSKGLSNSNFISEFCSLRKVTESLTSWRKHDGLVSIRCEGFKENDDSFYMRRCVELARKAIGCTSPNPMVGCVIVNDGHIVGEGFHPKAGQPHAEVFALRDAGDLAENATAYVSLEPCNHHGRTPPCTEALIRAKVKEVVVGMVDPNPIVASKGVERLRDSGIYVRTGIEEELCRRLNEAYIHRMLTGKPFTTLRYSLSVNGCILNQIGHGATEAGGYYSELLQEYDAVMLSSATSSLSFPISKEPRANQPLQIIIATRPESLLQLPVLTTETTSRVIIFTTKSIVAGLEMAQQGIEIVAFDQINLNIILDYCAKQGLCSVLMDLQGDCTDFRELLEEGLVQGLLQKVVMEVVPLWNQGEGSSVLALKNSDKRSLGLRNLKSRTIREIVLVDGYFCES, from the exons ATGCAACTTCAAACACTTGCTCCATCAAAATATTATCCTAATGCACCTTGTCTaccaattttttctttttgttccatCCGCTTCCAGCCCATAGGCTCATATAGTAAAGGTCTCTCCAACTCAAATTTCATTAGTGAGTTTTGTAGTTTGAGAAAGGTTACTGAATCTTTAACTAGTTGGAGGAAGCATGATGGTTTAGTTAGTATCAGATGTGAGGGTttcaaagaaaatgatgataGTTTTTATATGAGGAGGTGTGTGGAGCTTGCAAGAAAGGCAATTGGGTGCACAAGCCCAAACCCCATGGTTGGATGTGTCATTGTCAACGATGGACATATTGTAGGTGAAGGGTTTCACCCAAAAGCAGGGCAGCCTCATGCTGAG GTTTTTGCCTTGAGGGATGCTGGGGATTTGGCTGAAAATGCAACAGCTTATGTCAGCTTAGAACCTTGTAACCATCATGGGAGAACTCCACCCTGCACTGAAGCATTGATTCGGGCCAAGGTGAAAGAGGTGGTGGTTGGAATGGTGGACCCAAACCCAATTGTGGCTTCAAAAGGTGTAGAAAGGCTAAGAGACTCTGGAATTTATGTGAGGACGGGTATTGAGGAAGAACTATGCAGGAGGCTTAATGAAGCATATATCCATCGAATGCTTACAGGGAAGCCTTTCACCACGCTTAG ATACTCTCTGTCAGTCAATGGCTGCATCCTAAATCAAATAGGACATGGAGCCACAGAGGCCGGTGGATACTATTCAGAATTACTTCAGGAATATGATGCAGTTATGCTTTCTAGTGCCACATCTTCTCTGTCCTTCCCTATATCCAAAGAACCTAGAGCCAATCAACCTCTACAAATTATCATAGCTACACGTCCAGAATCATTATTACAGTTGCCTGTTCTCACCACAGAGACCACTTCCCGGGTGATAATTTTTACCACAAAAAGCATAGTTGCTGGCCTAGAAATGGCTCAACAGGGAATTGAAATTGTGGCATTTGATCAGATAAATTTAAATATAATCCTGGATTATTGTGCAAAGCAGGGGTTGTGTAGTGTTTTGATGGACTTGCAGGGGGATTGCACTGATTTTCGAGAGCTGCTTGAAGAGGGTCTTGTGCAAGGGTTGTTACAGAAAGTAGTGATGGAAGTGGTACCACTCTGGAATCAGGGTGAAGGAAGTTCAGTTCTTGCATTAAAGAACTCAGATAAGAGATCTCTTGGTTTAAGAAACTTAAAATCAAGGACTATAAGGGagatcgttttggtggatggcTATTTTTGTGAGAGTTAG
- the LOC122650536 gene encoding putative receptor-like protein kinase At3g47110, with the protein MGSNMIHGSIPVGIGNLISLTLLGMEGNMFTGTIPAALGTLKKLQKLYLNYNRLSGLIPSSISNLTQLIAVFMEENNLEGKIPASLGNCQNLLQLNLSFNNLSGTIPKEVISISSLSISFAVKHNSLTGSLPVEVGNLKNLVELEVSENKFSGEIPSTLGSCVSLVRLYMAGNSFQGYFPLSFEALRALDEVDLSLNKLSGMIPQYLEHFSFLKKLNLSFNDFEGEVPNLGPFANASAISVVGNRGLCGGMPKLQLPRCSKEAPHRGGKVSSSGIRIILPIVILTIVVISCLVTIFFWTRRPRKRALVASSSNDWQSRISYSELFRSTNGFSEDNLVGLGNFGSVYKAVIQESEAVVAVKVLNLQQRGASKSFAAECETLKNIRHRNLLKILTVCSSIDFEKKEFNAKVYEFMPNGNLDEWLHPRIGQIKPLNLIQRLNIAIDVAAALEYLHFDCETPIIHCDLPSNVLLDKDMTAHVGDFGLAQFLSERSITSSNSQSISIGLKGSIGYVPPGKSPTHDMFKDGRSLHEFAAAAWPERVMEIADPLMFLEEEEVPWYVEGDFNVTLLSSEKRGPGRFNIGSVANFQEIVDSCSLFQLPSQGISLPGRIIEEEVFLNLQIVRFGFINSSRSMRIHEGGAFPNINQAFDAAEAKLKEVQENIERNGMSDTLFNLEAEVKMVLLKATELHEKLWAEKSRNRWLKEGDRNSKIFHLSTKIRRGKSLIRSIKKEDGKVVSSQSDIVDYVVRFYESFHKKIPLSAHHDLLDCIA; encoded by the exons ATGGGTTCAAACATGATACATGGAAGCATTCCTGTGGGAATTGGTAACCTTATCAGTTTGACATTACTTGGCATGGAAGGGAATATGTTCACTGGTACTATCCCTGCTGCCTTGGGGACACTTAAGAAATTACAGAAATTGTATTTAAACTATAACAGATTGTCAGGTCTAATTCCTTCCTCCATAAGCAACTTGACCCAATTGATTGCAGTGTTCATGGAGGAGAATAACTTAGAAGGAAAGATACCTGCTAGTCTGGGAAATTGTCAAAATTTGTTGCAATTGAACCTCTCTTTTAATAACCTAAGTGGTACCATACCAAAAGAAGTTATTAGTATTTCTTCCCTTTCCATTTCATTTGCAGTGAAACATAATTCTTTGACTGGTTCGTTACCAGTAGAAGTAGGTAACTTGAAAAATCTCGTGGAGTTGGAAGTCTCTGAGAACAAATTTTCAGGTGAAATACCAAGCACACTTGGCAGTTGTGTTAGCTTGGTACGCCTATACATGGCTGGTAACTCCTTCCAAGGATATTTTCCACTCTCCTTTGAGGCTTTAAGAGCACTAGACGAAGTGGATCTTTCACTCAATAAGCTTTCTGGGATGATACCACAATATCTTGAGCATTTCTCATTCTTGAAGAAACTTAATCTCTCTTTCAATGATTTCGAAGGCGAAGTACCAAATCTAGGGCCCTTTGCAAATGCAAGTGCAATTTCAGTAGTTGGAAACAGGGGTCTCTGTGGTGGTATGCCAAAATTACAATTGCCCAGATGCTCCAAAGAAGCCCCTCATAGAGGAGGGAAGGTTTCTTCATCAGGTATAAGAATCATACTTCCTATTGTGATTTTGACGATTGTTGTCATTTCATGTCTCGTTACTATCTTCTTTTGGACGAGACGCCCACGGAAGAGAGCTTTAGTAGCATCTTCTTCTAATGATTGGCAATCACGTATCTCTTACTCGGAGCTATTTAGATCAACTAATGGATTCTCAGAGGATAATTTGGTTGGTCTTGGTAACTTTGGTTCTGTGTATAAAGCAGTTATACAAGAAAGTGAAGCAGTAGTTGCTGTGAAGGTATTGAACCTTCAGCAACGAGGAGCTTCTAAAAGTTTTGCAGCTGAATGCGAGACCTTGAAAAACATTCGGCATCGAAATCTTCTCAAGATATTGACAGTCTGCTCAAGTATTGATTTTGAAAAGAAGGAATTCAATGCTAAAGTTTACGAATTCATGCCCAATGGGAATCTCGACGAATGGTTGCATCCAAGAATTGGTCAAATCAAGCCTCTAAACCTTATTCAGAGGTTAAACATAGCCATCGATGTAGCTGCTGCCTTGGAATATCTTCATTTTGATTGTGAAACACCAATCATTCATTGTGATCTGCCAAGCAATGTGCTTCTTGACAAAGATATGACTGCTCATGTTGGTGACTTTGGACTTGCACAATTTCTTTCCGAAAGATCCATTACTTCCTCCAACAGTCAAAGCATATCAATTGGGTTAAAAGGATCTATTGGGTACGTTCCTCCAG GCAAAAGCCCCACTCATGACATGTTTAAAGATGGTCGAAGCCTCCATGAATTTGCTGCAGCAGCGTGGCCTGAACGAGTGATGGAGATTGCAGATCCTCTAATGTTCTtggaagaagaggag GTCCCTTGGTATGTGGAAGGTGACTTCAATGTGACCTTACTTTCCAGTGAGAAGCGGGGTCCGGGTCGATTTAATATTGGTTCGGTGGCTAACTTCCAAGAAATTGTAGATTCCTGTTCTCTTTTTCAACTCCCCTCTCAGGGAATTTCTTTACCTGGTcgaataatagaagaagag GTGTTCCTAAACCTGCAAATTGTCCGTTTTGGTTTCATAAATTCTAGTCGAAGCATGAGGATTCATGAGGGTGGT GCTTTTCCTAATATTAATCAAGCTTTTGATGCTGCTGAAGCCAAATTGAAAGAAGTGCAGGAGAATATTGAGAGAAATGGCATGTCAGACACTCTTTTTAATCTGGAAGCTGAGGTTAAGATGGTTCTACTTAAAGCTACTGAGTTGCATGAGAAATTATGGGCGGAGAAATCAAGAAATAGATGGCTTAAAGAAGGAGACAGGAATTCTAAAATTTTCCATCTATCAACCAAAATTCGGAGAGGGAAAAGCTTAATTCGGTCCATTAAAAAGGAAGATGGCAAGGTAGTTTCTTCTCAATCTGATATTGTTGATTATGTGGTTAGGTTTTATGaatcttttcataaaaaaattccCCTTTCTGCTCACCATGATCTTCTTGATTGTATCGCGTGA